The genomic interval GCTTGTTCCGTTGCCATGTGCAATAATGAAGTACGCATTGCAAGACGCGCGCTATTGCGAGCTTTGAGGCTCACATCCCACGTTAAAGCACTTTGATTGATCAAAACACTGGACACTTTGATTTTATTGATCGCGGACAAAAGGGCATTATAATGATCAATGGACTTAAAATCACACCCAAACGAGAGCGTTCCACCATAACCGTTAAAAATCTGTTTTTGATCTTTGTAATTGTAACGAGGAGCGAGGTAATAACCACCGCCACGGCAAAATTCGCCTTTTGGATCAAACTGTTTTACGGAGACGACAATGGCATTGAGATGCTCTTTAATCACATCGGCACTTTTATGTTCCTCTTCAAAACCAATCTGAGCGCGCAAAACATCCGGTGTCAATGCCTCGGAAACATGCTCATTGGTCGTAATGCTCATCTGAGCCGTTGCCAAAAGAGGAACGAGACTTAAAAATAGTAAGGATTTTTTCATGGTAAACTCCTTTTTAGGTTAAAGACGTCGCCTTAAATGTTTCAAAATTCTGGCGAATCGCATCATACAGTATAATACCCGCTGATGTGGCTTGGTTTAAACTTCTGCCAAGTTTTCCCATCGGAATCGTGATGGCATTTTCCCATTTGAGTTGCATCAATTCCATCGGAAGCCCGGTGGATTCGCCACCAAAAAAGAGAAAATCACCCGGTTTAAACGAGGCTTCAAAATAAGTTTTTTTCGTTTTGGTTGTGGCAAAAAAGAAATGATCTACTTTGTCTTTATGCGCCTCTAAAAAAGCGTCTAAATTTTCCCAAACCGTAACGTCTAAAAGATGCCAATAATCAAGCCCTGCCCTTTTTACGGTCTTATCGCTGATCTCAAACATCGTGGGCTTGATGATGTGCAATTTGCAGTCGGCATTGACGCACATGCGCCCAATGCTACCCGTATTTTGTGGGATTTGTGGGTGAACTAAAACAATATTGAACATGGTTAAAAAATGATCGTTTTATTATCATGAACAAAAATACGCTCTTCAAACACCAAATCAAGGGCATTGGAGAGCACGTTTTTCTCAACATTTCTACCTGCACGTTGCATATCTTTCCATGTCATTTCGTGATTAACGTGAATGACATCTTGCGCGATGATCGGACCTTCGTCAAGATTATTATTCACAAAATGCGCCGTGGCTCCGATGATTTTGACACCGCGCGAAAACGCTTGTTTGTACGGATTTGCCCCGATAAAGGCGGGTAAAAATGAGTGGTGAATGTTGATCATTTTCTCTTCATAATGTCCGACAAATTCGCTCGATAAAATGCGCATGTATTTAGCTAAAACGATGTAATCCACGGTATAAGCGCTTAACACTTCCAGCACTTTTGCTTCGTGTTCGGCTCTGTTTAACCCTTCATGGCTGACACAATGAAATGGAATGTTGAATTTATCGCTTAGACCTTTGAGATCCTCATAGTTGGAGACAATCGCTAAGATATTGGCATTGAGATCATCGCTGTCATGTTTGAGCAAAATGTCGCCCAAGCAGTGCGTCTCTTTCGTACCCATCAAAATGATGTCTTTTTTGCGCGCTTCGGCGACATAAATGTCCGCATGGGCAGGTAACATCGCCTCAAGGGTACCTTTAAACGCACTCATATTCATTTCACCACTGAGTTCGGCTCGCATAAAAAATTTACCGTTATCACGGTCAACAAACTCGTCGTTTTTGATGATGTTCAGTTGATACTTAAACACCACATCCGCAATGCGGTAGATCAGACCCTTCTCATCGGAACAATCAATTTTTAAAATATAATTTTTACTCTCTTGCATTCGTTATGCCTCACACTGTTGTTTGATTTTTTCTATTCGTCTTCGTTTTAATTCATATCGGATAGCTTCTTTTTCAAATCCATCCGCAATTACCTCTTGAACACTCACATCGCCTGTAAATAGTTCATCCCAAATTCCAAGCGTTTGAGCCCTCTCTTTAACACCGCTTCGATAATTGCCAAGCCACTGCGAAATAGGCATTTCAAGGCTTACATGTAGAAGTATCTCATCGCTGATCTCGCCTTCAAAAAAAGGCTGATGTTTGAAGGTTTGCAGGTAATGATTGGGCGCTTCGAGTTGCTTCAACCACCTCAAAGGCTCTTGGTTCAGACGATTGGCGACGATATAAACAAAATAGTAAGGACGAAGGGCCTCTTCAAAATTTTGCTTGTATCGTAGCAATTCATGCGCGATCTCAAAAAAGCGATTTTCCACCTTACATGTAAAGCATTTCTCAAAAAGTCCCAGCTCGTACATGTAAAATAAACCGTAGTGCAAACAAGAGGCGCGAAAGAGTTTTTCAAACTCCCACAAAATGCGTGGCTTGCTCAGATCAGAAAGATCAATGCCACACATCAACTCCAAGCTTTTTCGCTCGATTTTAAAGCCAAGGCGTGCGCTAAATTGCATCGCTCGAAGCACTCTTAGGCTGTCTTCTTTAAAACTTTGCTCATCAATAATCTCAAGCGTTTTGTGTGCAATCGCCTCTTTGCCACCCCAAAAATCGAGTAATTCACCCGTAAAAATGTTCCGCATCATCGCATTCACACTAAAATCACGCCTCTTAGACGCCTCTTTTTCATCTTGACACACTTCAACGTCAAACGCCCTATGCCCGACGCCACTTTTGCGCTCAACGCGTGGGAGCGAAAAATCAATATCGCCAAGCTTATACACAAAAAAACTTTTCCCGACACCAATGGCGCCCACTCGCCTCATCAGCGACTCAAACGCTTTTGGCTCGATGTCATAGACCTCAATATCCAAATCGTGTAAAGGTTCACTCAAGCAGAGATCGCGCACACTGCCGCCGACCAAATAAGCTCGTTTCGTATAAGGTTTTAAAAACGCAATCGCTTCGGAGATTTGCTGTTCAAAATGCGCAGGAAAAACGCACTCTAGCTTCATTTTTTAGAGGCTTCCATCTGCTCCAATTGCTCATCAATCGTCGCTAAAAGGTACTCTAAAAAGTTAAGCGTTAAATCGAGTTTGGCTTCAATGTTTTTATTATTGGGAGATTGAAACCCTTCAAAAAGCACCAAGATGCGCTCCCTGAGGTTCGTATAAAACTGTTTGGGGCTCTCAGCACACGTGTCGTCATCTTCGTGAGAAATCGCATACGCTCGAATCGTGTTGATCTCTTCGGTGATCTCTAAAAGAGGCTCGGGTTCAAACTCAACCTCTTCACGCTTGCGAGGGGGTTGCAGTGGTTGTTGTTCTTCCTTGGGTGCTACCTCTTCAAGCTCTTTCAGCGTTGAGAGAATCATATCTTTTAGTTCCATATTTTCACTTCCATAATTTAACGAGCCAACGCTCAAACTCTAAAAATTCCACTTCTGAATTCATCGTCAAAAAAAACTTCTTCATCTCTTCATCGACCCCTAAGTACTTTTTGCGAATGCCTGAAAGTCGTTTGATAGCAATTTTTGCCTCTTTGTTATCAGGATTTTCGCGCAAAAGCTCTTTGTAAATCTCCAAAGCCTCATTTTTGAGACCTTGAAGTTCATAAATCGATGCAAGAGTGAGTGTTTTCATATTATACTTTAGCGGTGTAATCTGCAATAATGGAGCCAATTTGGGTCGTTGAACAGACCTCTTTTGCCCCGTAATTGGCTAAGTCTTTGGTACGATACCCATCATGCAACACTTTTTTAATCGCCAGCTCAATGCGATCCGCCGCTTTGGTCTCACCAAGGGCAAAACGAAGCATCATAGAGGCACTTAAAATGGTCGCCAAAGGATTGGCGATGCCTTGACCTGCAATGTCTGGAGCAGATCCGTGAATCGGCTCAAACAGCCCTACTTTTCCACCAATGGAAGCCGATGGAAGCAGACCAATGGAACCACTGATCATACTGGCTTCATCGCTTAGGATGTCACCGAAAATATTGCCCGTTAAGATCACGTCAAACTGACGCGGATTGCGCACAAGCTGCATTGCAGCGTTGTCAACGTACATATGAGAGAGTGTGACTTCGGGGTACTGTTTGGAAACTTCGATGACCGTATCGCGCCAAAGTTGAGAAACCTCCAAGACGTTGGCTTTATCAACGGAACAGACGATTTTACGGCGTTTCATCGCGGATTCAAACGCCATATGCGCAATGCGCTCGATCTCAGGCTTGGTGTACACCATCGTGTTGTAGCCTTTGAAACCGTCATTACCACGAGGCTCACCAAAGTAAATTCCACCGATCAGTTCACGCACCACTAAAAGATCAACCCCTTTAAGCACTTCGGGTTTCAGTGTACTCGCATCTAAAAGCTCATCAAAAATAGCCGTTGGGCGAAGGTTTGCAAACAATCCAAGCGCTTTGCGAAGCTTCAAAAGTCCTGTTTCAGGGCGAAATTCACGAGGTAAACTGTCCCATTTTTCACCACCGATGGCGCCAAATAAAACAGCGTCACTTTTCAAACAGCCCTCAATCGTCTCATCGGGAAGTGGCGTGCCTTTAAAATCATACGCCACACCACCCATAAGGTAGTCTTCATACTGTAGTTCAAAATCCTCTTTGGCACAGACACTGTCTAAAACTTTGATCGCTTCATCCACGATTTCAGGGCCAATTCCATCGCCTCTAATAACCGCTATTTTATAGATTTTTTTCATTTCATGATCTCTTTTTTTGCATAATTCATCAATCCACCGCATCCAATAAGCTCTTGCATAAACGGAGGAATCGGGGTAAATTTATAGGTTTTTGCACCGTTTTTCACTTCGCCACTCTCCATAGAAATCGAGATGCTTTCGCCCTCTTGAATGGTGTCAGTCTCAGCGAGTTCAAAAATAGGAAGCCCTGTGTTAAACGCATTTCGGTAAAAAATACGCGCAAAACTTTTCGCAACAACCGCACTCACACCTGCAGCTTTAAGAGCGATGGGAGCATGTTCACGACTGCTTCCACAGCCAAAGTTTTCACCCGCAACGATGATGTCACCCGCTTTGACTTTGTTCACAAACTCAGGATCTTTATCTTCCATAACATGCTTTGCCAGCTCTTTTGGATCAGACGTGTTTAAATAACGTGCCGCAATGATTAAGTCAGTGTCGATATTATCGCCAAAACACCATACTTTTCCGCTAATCGTACTCATTGATTATCCTTAGTACTCTTGATTTAATAGACTCTTCATACGCTTTTAAAGCAAAGCTTCAAAAGCTACGTTAACACTGGGTTTTCCTCGGCAGAAAGCCCACGCACCATAGGTGCTTTAACTTCGTACAAATTTACTTTTGCATGATTTCAATAAAATATTTTATCTAAATGGGGTTGTAAAAAAGTTTAATCACCCCGCACTTTGAACAAAATAGCGTCCTTTCTCACACTTTACATGTAAAGGCAGATCAAAAACCTCTGAGAGATGCGCGTCACTTAGCAGTGCCTCTTTTGCCCCTTGCGCTAAAATTCGCCCCTCTTTGATCAGCACCACATGCGAAATCTCTTCAAAAATCTCCTCCAAATGATGCGTCACCAAAATGATCGTTCGATGTGCTGCAATCTTGCGTATCATCTCTATAAAGTTGAGTTGCGCCTTGATATCAAGCCCCACAGTGGGCTCATCAAGTATCATCGCTTTAGGTTCATGCACCAAAGAGCGCGCTATGATGCACTTTCTAAGCTCCCCAGTAGACATCTCAGAAATGCGTTTAGGACGTAAATGGCGTATGCCTAAGAAGTCCAAAACCTCTTCCACTTTCTTTACATGTAACGGTGAAAATTCTTGAT from Sulfurospirillum multivorans DSM 12446 carries:
- a CDS encoding SIMPL domain-containing protein, which translates into the protein MKKSLLFLSLVPLLATAQMSITTNEHVSEALTPDVLRAQIGFEEEHKSADVIKEHLNAIVVSVKQFDPKGEFCRGGGYYLAPRYNYKDQKQIFNGYGGTLSFGCDFKSIDHYNALLSAINKIKVSSVLINQSALTWDVSLKARNSARLAMRTSLLHMATEQAVFFSKEMKMRCEVSAVAFEGTQSPQPVMMKGMLSRSNASLKEESAPTEAPILRDETLTLDATVNYTCVNEK
- a CDS encoding tRNA (cytidine(34)-2'-O)-methyltransferase, whose translation is MFNIVLVHPQIPQNTGSIGRMCVNADCKLHIIKPTMFEISDKTVKRAGLDYWHLLDVTVWENLDAFLEAHKDKVDHFFFATTKTKKTYFEASFKPGDFLFFGGESTGLPMELMQLKWENAITIPMGKLGRSLNQATSAGIILYDAIRQNFETFKATSLT
- the purU gene encoding formyltetrahydrofolate deformylase, whose protein sequence is MQESKNYILKIDCSDEKGLIYRIADVVFKYQLNIIKNDEFVDRDNGKFFMRAELSGEMNMSAFKGTLEAMLPAHADIYVAEARKKDIILMGTKETHCLGDILLKHDSDDLNANILAIVSNYEDLKGLSDKFNIPFHCVSHEGLNRAEHEAKVLEVLSAYTVDYIVLAKYMRILSSEFVGHYEEKMINIHHSFLPAFIGANPYKQAFSRGVKIIGATAHFVNNNLDEGPIIAQDVIHVNHEMTWKDMQRAGRNVEKNVLSNALDLVFEERIFVHDNKTIIF
- a CDS encoding tRNA nucleotidyltransferase/poly(A) polymerase family protein gives rise to the protein MKLECVFPAHFEQQISEAIAFLKPYTKRAYLVGGSVRDLCLSEPLHDLDIEVYDIEPKAFESLMRRVGAIGVGKSFFVYKLGDIDFSLPRVERKSGVGHRAFDVEVCQDEKEASKRRDFSVNAMMRNIFTGELLDFWGGKEAIAHKTLEIIDEQSFKEDSLRVLRAMQFSARLGFKIERKSLELMCGIDLSDLSKPRILWEFEKLFRASCLHYGLFYMYELGLFEKCFTCKVENRFFEIAHELLRYKQNFEEALRPYYFVYIVANRLNQEPLRWLKQLEAPNHYLQTFKHQPFFEGEISDEILLHVSLEMPISQWLGNYRSGVKERAQTLGIWDELFTGDVSVQEVIADGFEKEAIRYELKRRRIEKIKQQCEA
- a CDS encoding CiaD-like domain-containing protein: MELKDMILSTLKELEEVAPKEEQQPLQPPRKREEVEFEPEPLLEITEEINTIRAYAISHEDDDTCAESPKQFYTNLRERILVLFEGFQSPNNKNIEAKLDLTLNFLEYLLATIDEQLEQMEASKK
- a CDS encoding tetratricopeptide repeat protein; this translates as MKTLTLASIYELQGLKNEALEIYKELLRENPDNKEAKIAIKRLSGIRKKYLGVDEEMKKFFLTMNSEVEFLEFERWLVKLWK
- the leuB gene encoding 3-isopropylmalate dehydrogenase, which gives rise to MKKIYKIAVIRGDGIGPEIVDEAIKVLDSVCAKEDFELQYEDYLMGGVAYDFKGTPLPDETIEGCLKSDAVLFGAIGGEKWDSLPREFRPETGLLKLRKALGLFANLRPTAIFDELLDASTLKPEVLKGVDLLVVRELIGGIYFGEPRGNDGFKGYNTMVYTKPEIERIAHMAFESAMKRRKIVCSVDKANVLEVSQLWRDTVIEVSKQYPEVTLSHMYVDNAAMQLVRNPRQFDVILTGNIFGDILSDEASMISGSIGLLPSASIGGKVGLFEPIHGSAPDIAGQGIANPLATILSASMMLRFALGETKAADRIELAIKKVLHDGYRTKDLANYGAKEVCSTTQIGSIIADYTAKV
- a CDS encoding 3-isopropylmalate dehydratase small subunit; the encoded protein is MSTISGKVWCFGDNIDTDLIIAARYLNTSDPKELAKHVMEDKDPEFVNKVKAGDIIVAGENFGCGSSREHAPIALKAAGVSAVVAKSFARIFYRNAFNTGLPIFELAETDTIQEGESISISMESGEVKNGAKTYKFTPIPPFMQELIGCGGLMNYAKKEIMK
- a CDS encoding ABC transporter ATP-binding protein; its protein translation is MEIIHFEHVNVAYDEEDVLHDINLSIKEGQHTVILGGNGSGKSTLLKLFSNDLYPRFSETTTKEVFGKKVWDIWELKKHLGIITNDLHYQFSERAPDLNAFEVILSGFYSSFHIYEHQEFSPLHVKKVEEVLDFLGIRHLRPKRISEMSTGELRKCIIARSLVHEPKAMILDEPTVGLDIKAQLNFIEMIRKIAAHRTIILVTHHLEEIFEEISHVVLIKEGRILAQGAKEALLSDAHLSEVFDLPLHVKCEKGRYFVQSAG